GGGCCCCCAAGACCAACACGCCGAGGAGCGCCCGCGCCATCAGAGGCAGGGCGGGGCCACCAAGCACCTCTGCCAGCAAGTTCTGGGAGAGGGGCGTGGGCTCTTGGCTGACCTGGCCGCCGATGACCGGAGCGAGAAAGGCGGCCAAGGCGAGGGCCACCGCTTCGGGACGCAGCCCCTTCACCGACGCCACCTCCGCACCAGTTCGTCACGCCAGTTCTTGCTGAGAAACACGAAGGCGCGAAGGCTGAGGGCGGCCGACGCGGCCGCCACCATGAAGGGCCGCCACAACACAAACGCTTCGCGGACGTCGTGCTTCAGGTAGTAGCGGAACATGGACCGGTGGAAGCGGACGATCATCTTGTTCGCGACCCGGTCGGTGCTCCGGCCGATGGCGTGGGTCACCACGGCCTGGGGGACGTAGACGACTTTCCAGCCTGCTTGCCACGTGCGCTTGCACCAGTCCACGTCCTCGCAGAACATGAACAGGGTGTCGTCAAGGACGCCGACCTTGTCGACGACCTCACCGCGTGCGAAGAGGGCGGCCCCGCTCAACCAGTCGACCTCGCGGGGCTGGTCGTGCTGCCAGTCCTGCATCAGGTACTCGCGCACGTACTTGTTGTCGGGGAATACACGGCCCAAAAGGGTGTTGCGGAACGCGGCCGCGACCGGGTTAGGGAACCGTCGGCAACTGAATTGGAGCGATCCGTCGGGATTGAGCAGCTTGGGCCCGATGATCCCGGCCTCGGGGTGTTCGCGGAAATAGGCGGTAAGGGTCCGCAACGCCCCCGGATGGACGACCGTGTCGGAGTTCAGCAGGGCGACGTCGCGCCCCCGCCTTTCGGCGATGGCCAGGTTGTGTCCGCCGGTGAACCCCAGGTTCTTGGTCTGTCGGAGCAAGCGGAACTCGGGGAACTCGGCCGCCACCATGTCGGGGGAGCCGTCTTCGCTGGCGTTGTCGACCACGACGACCTCGAAGTCGGCCTCGTCCCGGACCGCCCGGAGGCTGGCCAGACAGGCGCGAAGGTCATCGATCGTGTTCCAACTGCAGATGGTCACGCTCAGGTCGAAATCCACGGTAGAAGCCTTTGGCCCGCACAAACGCCCCCACCCAGTTGGCGACGACCACGGCCGGCAACCACAGGCGGTCCGCCCCGGCCAGATGCTTATGAAAGTAACGCGTCAGGCTGGTGTGCGATTCCCAAATCATACTTTTCCTCGCCTGGGACGTGCTCGACCCGTGGTGGTGGCCGACCCAGGCCCGGGGCGAGTAGAGGCAGGGCCAGCCCGCGTCGGCCATCCGCTTGAGCAAATCGACCTCGTTGAAGAAGATCGGGAAGTCCTCGTCAAAGGGGCGGGCGGGGTCACCCACCGCGGCCAAGGCGGCCTTGCGGAAGAGGAGGAAAGTGCCCATGGGCTGGGGCCCGGGCTGCTCGACCGCGTAGTCGAAGAGGGGCAGCGTGTACGCGGCCAGGGGCGACGCGGGGGCGAGCCGGTCGATTCCTAAGGCGGCCCCGAGCACGCCGAGAGGGGTGGGAAAGCCGCGTACCGACCGCTGCACCTCGCCGGAGGGGAACCGTAACTGGAGGGCCAGCGCGCCGTAGGTGGGCTCTGCCGCCAAGGTCCGCACCGCCGCTTCGAGTTCGCCGCCGCGAAAGACGGTGTCAGGGTTCAGGGTCAGCAGCCAGTCGTACCGGGCGAGGCCGAAGGCGATGTTGTTGCCCCGGGCATAGCCGGTGTTACCGCCCGGCTCGACCAGGCGCACGTCGGGGAAGAAATTGCGCACCATCGCCGCGCTGCCGTCGGTGCTGGCGTTGTCGACGACGATGACCTCGTAGGGGAACG
This window of the Fimbriimonadaceae bacterium genome carries:
- a CDS encoding glycosyltransferase family 2 protein yields the protein MLSVLVVNWNTRDKLQECLASLSRHGPSFPYEVIVVDNASTDGSAAMVRNFFPDVRLVEPGGNTGYARGNNIAFGLARYDWLLTLNPDTVFRGGELEAAVRTLAAEPTYGALALQLRFPSGEVQRSVRGFPTPLGVLGAALGIDRLAPASPLAAYTLPLFDYAVEQPGPQPMGTFLLFRKAALAAVGDPARPFDEDFPIFFNEVDLLKRMADAGWPCLYSPRAWVGHHHGSSTSQARKSMIWESHTSLTRYFHKHLAGADRLWLPAVVVANWVGAFVRAKGFYRGFRPERDHLQLEHDR
- a CDS encoding glycosyltransferase family 2 protein; this translates as MDFDLSVTICSWNTIDDLRACLASLRAVRDEADFEVVVVDNASEDGSPDMVAAEFPEFRLLRQTKNLGFTGGHNLAIAERRGRDVALLNSDTVVHPGALRTLTAYFREHPEAGIIGPKLLNPDGSLQFSCRRFPNPVAAAFRNTLLGRVFPDNKYVREYLMQDWQHDQPREVDWLSGAALFARGEVVDKVGVLDDTLFMFCEDVDWCKRTWQAGWKVVYVPQAVVTHAIGRSTDRVANKMIVRFHRSMFRYYLKHDVREAFVLWRPFMVAAASAALSLRAFVFLSKNWRDELVRRWRR